A part of Planococcus sp. MB-3u-03 genomic DNA contains:
- a CDS encoding solute carrier family 23 protein, translating into MSNAILDIHDKPKTGQWISLSLQHMFAMFGATILVPQLVGLSPAIALLTSGIATIIFVLITQFKVPAYLGSSFAFIVPIQIATETGGIGSAMIGAMFVSLVYAIVALVIWKTGYKWLMKLLPPIVVGPVIIVIGLALSGTAVDMAMNIPTADGGSEYSLLHFSAALVTLATAIICNIYFKNIISLMPILIGIIAGYVYSALIGIIDFSPVAAANWFQVPEFLVPGVDYSFQVTPTLLFVMVPIAIVTISEHIGHQLVLGKIVDRNYIKDPGLHRSILGDGIGTFISSLVGGPPKTTYGENIGVLAITKVFSVYVIIGAAVFAILFSFFGKLMAVIDTIPTAVLGGISILLFGIIASSGLRMLVDNGIDFGNNRNLVISSVILVIGIGGAKLEFSESFAIEGMALAAIVGVILNMILPGLDKQELDDGTE; encoded by the coding sequence TTGAGCAATGCCATTCTAGACATACACGATAAACCAAAAACGGGGCAATGGATTTCCCTTAGCCTGCAGCACATGTTCGCCATGTTCGGCGCAACAATACTTGTGCCGCAGCTAGTTGGCTTGAGCCCCGCGATCGCGCTATTGACGAGCGGCATCGCCACCATCATCTTCGTCCTCATCACCCAATTCAAAGTTCCGGCTTACCTCGGGTCTTCATTCGCCTTTATCGTCCCGATACAGATCGCGACGGAAACAGGGGGCATCGGCTCAGCGATGATCGGCGCGATGTTCGTCTCGCTCGTCTACGCGATCGTCGCGCTAGTCATTTGGAAGACCGGCTACAAATGGCTCATGAAACTGCTGCCGCCGATTGTCGTCGGCCCGGTCATCATCGTCATCGGGCTGGCTCTGTCCGGCACAGCGGTCGACATGGCCATGAACATCCCGACGGCAGACGGCGGCTCTGAGTACAGCCTGCTGCATTTCTCAGCCGCTTTGGTTACGCTCGCTACCGCCATCATCTGCAATATTTACTTCAAGAACATCATCTCGCTCATGCCGATCCTGATCGGCATCATCGCCGGTTACGTCTACTCGGCACTGATCGGCATCATCGACTTCAGCCCGGTAGCTGCTGCGAACTGGTTCCAAGTACCGGAATTCCTGGTGCCGGGCGTCGATTATTCTTTCCAAGTGACGCCGACACTGCTGTTCGTCATGGTGCCGATCGCCATTGTCACGATCTCTGAGCATATTGGGCATCAGCTTGTCCTCGGGAAGATCGTCGACCGCAATTACATAAAAGACCCGGGACTTCACCGCTCGATTTTGGGCGACGGCATCGGGACGTTCATCTCCTCGCTTGTCGGGGGGCCGCCGAAAACCACTTACGGCGAGAACATCGGCGTACTTGCCATCACGAAAGTGTTCAGCGTCTATGTCATCATCGGCGCGGCAGTGTTCGCGATCCTGTTCTCCTTCTTCGGAAAACTGATGGCGGTCATCGACACCATCCCGACAGCGGTGCTCGGAGGCATCTCGATCTTGTTGTTCGGCATCATCGCCTCATCGGGACTGCGAATGCTTGTCGATAACGGCATCGACTTCGGCAACAACCGCAACTTGGTCATCTCGTCGGTCATCCTGGTCATCGGGATCGGCGGTGCGAAACTCGAGTTCAGTGAATCGTTCGCGATCGAAGGAATGGCGCTGGCCGCTATCGTCGGTGTGATACTGAACATGATCCTCCCTGGGCTTGATAAACAGGAGTTGGATGATGGAACTGAATAA
- the pyrR gene encoding bifunctional pyr operon transcriptional regulator/uracil phosphoribosyltransferase PyrR, whose translation MAEKAVILDDKAIGRAITRIAHEIIERNKGIDGCILVGIKTRGAFIAKRLAEKIEQIEGKPILTGELDITLYRDDLSQKNPGQEPLVQQVDIEHSIKDQKVILVDDVLYTGRTVRAAMDAVMDLGRPAQIQLAVLIDRGHRELPIRSDYVGKNIPTSSEERIVVEMTESDSTDRVTIND comes from the coding sequence ATGGCAGAAAAAGCGGTCATTCTCGATGATAAGGCAATCGGACGCGCGATTACACGGATCGCTCACGAAATCATCGAGCGCAATAAAGGGATCGACGGATGCATCTTAGTCGGCATCAAAACAAGGGGCGCATTCATCGCCAAGCGTTTGGCGGAGAAAATCGAACAAATCGAAGGCAAGCCCATTCTGACAGGCGAACTGGATATCACGCTTTACCGGGATGATTTAAGCCAGAAAAATCCGGGCCAGGAACCGCTTGTCCAGCAAGTCGATATCGAGCATAGCATTAAAGACCAGAAAGTCATCCTGGTCGATGATGTGCTTTATACGGGCCGTACAGTCCGCGCCGCAATGGACGCGGTCATGGACCTCGGCCGGCCGGCACAAATACAGCTCGCCGTATTGATCGACCGGGGACACCGGGAGTTGCCGATCCGCTCCGATTATGTCGGAAAAAACATCCCGACATCGAGCGAAGAACGGATCGTCGTGGAAATGACAGAAAGCGACAGCACCGACCGCGTCACCATCAACGATTAA
- a CDS encoding RluA family pseudouridine synthase, protein MEELTINITEEQKGERIDKVISAVDEEWSRSQISNWVKDGHIKVNGETVKPNYKVRLEDEILITPPLLEELDAEPENLNLDIVYEDEDVLVVNKPKGMVVHPAPGHASGTLVNGLMYHCTDLSGINGIVRPGIVHRIDKDTSGLLMVAKNDLAHASLVDQLVEKSVTRKYIALVHGHIAHDKGTIDAPIARDPKERQKMAVVDKGKHAVTHFTVLERFGDFTLVECRLETGRTHQIRVHMRYIGFPLVGDPKYGPRKTMDIGGQALHAAVIGFIHPRTKEYLEFSSALPTEFEELLETLR, encoded by the coding sequence ATGGAAGAACTGACGATAAACATTACAGAAGAACAAAAAGGCGAACGTATTGACAAAGTGATTTCTGCCGTCGATGAGGAATGGTCGCGTTCACAGATCAGCAATTGGGTCAAAGATGGCCATATCAAAGTAAATGGTGAAACGGTGAAGCCGAATTATAAAGTGCGCCTGGAAGATGAGATCCTCATCACGCCGCCGCTGCTGGAAGAATTGGATGCAGAACCGGAAAATTTGAACCTCGATATCGTCTATGAAGATGAAGACGTGCTCGTCGTCAACAAACCGAAAGGCATGGTCGTCCACCCGGCGCCAGGACATGCGAGCGGGACGCTCGTCAACGGCCTCATGTACCATTGCACCGATCTTTCGGGCATCAATGGCATCGTGCGCCCAGGCATTGTCCACCGCATCGATAAAGATACGTCTGGCTTATTGATGGTCGCAAAAAACGACCTCGCACATGCATCTTTAGTGGATCAATTGGTCGAAAAATCGGTGACGCGCAAATACATCGCACTTGTCCACGGGCATATCGCCCACGACAAAGGCACCATTGATGCACCAATCGCGAGAGACCCGAAAGAGCGCCAGAAGATGGCTGTGGTCGATAAAGGCAAGCACGCAGTAACTCATTTCACCGTGCTTGAGCGTTTCGGCGATTTCACGTTGGTGGAATGCCGACTTGAAACCGGCCGCACGCACCAAATCCGTGTCCATATGCGTTATATCGGCTTCCCGCTTGTCGGCGACCCGAAATACGGACCGAGAAAAACGATGGATATCGGCGGCCAGGCCTTGCATGCAGCCGTCATCGGTTTTATCCATCCACGGACGAAGGAATACCTGGAGTTCTCGTCGGCTTTGCCGACAGAATTCGAGGAACTTCTCGAGACTCTCCGCTAA
- the lspA gene encoding signal peptidase II, with protein sequence MIYYGIALLIIALDQWTKWLVVKNMELGERIPVLEPYLGWLSHRNRGAAWGMLEGQMWLFAIITVVVIVAILYYFHKHAGGQPLFQLALMVLLGGAIGNFIDRMYRGEVVDFVDVLIPVINYDFPIFNVADAALTIGVVLMVIYVIMDEKQQKKKVS encoded by the coding sequence GTGATTTATTATGGGATTGCTCTACTTATTATTGCGTTGGATCAATGGACCAAATGGCTGGTCGTCAAAAATATGGAGCTCGGGGAACGGATTCCTGTGCTCGAACCGTATCTGGGATGGCTTTCCCACCGCAATCGCGGCGCGGCGTGGGGGATGCTGGAAGGGCAGATGTGGCTGTTTGCCATCATCACTGTCGTGGTGATCGTGGCGATTCTTTATTATTTCCATAAGCATGCCGGAGGGCAGCCGCTGTTTCAATTGGCACTGATGGTGCTATTAGGAGGCGCAATCGGTAATTTTATCGACCGGATGTACCGCGGTGAAGTCGTCGATTTTGTCGATGTGCTGATTCCAGTAATCAATTATGATTTTCCGATCTTCAATGTAGCGGATGCTGCATTGACCATTGGTGTCGTCTTAATGGTCATTTACGTGATCATGGATGAAAAACAACAAAAGAAAAAGGTGTCTTAA